CGACGCCATCGCCCTCGACCAGCCGCCGCGCCGCCTCCATGGTCTTGGGCGGCGAGAACGCGTCGTCCAGCGAGATCAGATTGAGCTTGCGGCCGCCGATGCCGCCCTTCTCGTTGACCTCGTCGAAATAGGCCGCGATCACCCTGCCGGTGATGCTGAGCGGCGAGGCCGGGCCGCTATAGGGCATGGTGTTGCCGATCTTGATCTCGGTGTCGCTGACGCCGGGACCGTAGGCTTTTTGCGCGGTGGCGGGCGTGGACAGGCAGGCGGCAGCGAGCGCTGCGGCCAGGACCAAAGCGGCTTTCATGGTTTCTCCCCGATGATGGTCGCCGCGCGAAATCATGAGGCGAAGGCGCGGCGTGCTGCTTTTTGTCAGCGCGTCAGATCAGCGGAGTTCCACAAATCGGTCTTGCGTCGAGTTGCTGATGGCTTGACGCGCGCCTAGCGCATGGACTCGTGTTTCACCTCTCTCCCTTCGGGAGAGGTGATCCGAGGTCTGCGTGCGCGCCGTGCGCCTAGCGCCGCCGCTTCAGGCTGAAGCCCAGGCCGATCCATCCGGCACCGGCCATGATCAGATCGATGCCGAGGAACAGGCCGAGGATGTAGACGCTGTTGACCGGCCAGCGCGCGACTATTAGCAAGCCGAGCAGCAGCGTGATGGCGCCGGAGAGCGCCACCCACACCCATGGCGTTTCACGCTTCATGCTGAAGGCGAGGAACAGCCTGACGGCGCCCGAGGCGATCAGCGACGCACCCAGAAACAGCGTCAGCAGCACTGCCGCGAGCAGCGGGTTCTCGAAGGTCAGAAAGCCCGCGATGACGTAGAGCACCCCGAGCAAGGCCCAGATCAGGAATTTGCCCCAGCTCTTCATCTGGAAGGCGCCGATGATCTCGGCGGCACCGGCGACGATCATCATGGCACCGACCACGATCACGCTCGCTACCGTCGCCATCACGACGCTGCCGAGCGCGACGAAGCCGGCGATGAGATAGACGACACCGAGCGCGACGATCCAGCCCCATTTGGCATGCAGCGCCGCGATGCCGGAGCCAAGACCGAGCTGTTGTGAGGTATCCGAAGCGGTTGTCATGAGGCCACTCCTGCATGCGAAGCCCGGAGGCACACGCCAGGATAGCACAGGCCGTACCGGGACGACAGCCAGCAGAGCAGCCCTCGCCGGCAGCAACATTGACGTAAATCAAGATCGAATGCGGCGCGTCAGCCGCGCGACCGTTCCATCTCGAACTCGGCCTTGAGGTTGTCGAGATCGCGATAGATGGAGGCGACCGCCAGCACGCGCCCGCCCTTGCGGTATTTCAGCAGGCAGTCCTTGCCGGGGATGCTGCCGTCGATCGCGATGTCGTCAAAGCTCTCGGCGTGGCCGACATAGTTGATCGGCACGTCATAGTGCTGCGACCAGAAGAATGGCACCGCGTCGAAGCGCTCGCGCTTGCCGAGCATGTTGCGTGCCGCGGTCTGGCCCTGCCGCTCCGCCACCACCCAATGCTCGACGCGGATGGTTTGCCGCGAATGCGGATCGGGCCAGCGCGCGATATCGCCGGCAGCGAAGATGCCGGCGACGCTGGTTTCGAGATATTCGGTTACGCTGACGCCGCGGTCAGCGGCAAGCCCCGCCTGCTCGGCGAGCGCGAGGCGCGGCTTGACGCCGATACCGACCACAACGAGGTCAGCCTCGATCACCGCACCGCTCTTCAGCGTCGCCCGCATGCCGTCGAGCTTTTCCACCGTATCCTTCAAGTGGAAGACAACGCCGTTCTCTTCATGCAGCGACCGGACGAAATCGCCCATCTCGGGGCCGAGCACTTTCTGCATCGGCCGCTCCTCCGGCGCGACCACATGGACCTCCAGCTTGCGCGCCCGCAAGGACGCCGCGACTTCGAGGCCGATGAAGCTCGCCCCGATCACCAGCGCGCGCTTCGCGCTGCCCGCGGCCTTGATGATGGCGCGGCTGTCGGCGACGGACCGCAAGGTGTGAACATGCGGCTGGTCGGCGCCCGGTATCTGCAATTTGACCGGCTCGGCGCCGGTCGCAAGCAGCAGCCGGTCGAACGGCAGTCTGTCGGCATTGCCCAGCGTGACGCTCCGCTTCTTCGGGTCGATCGCGGAGACGCTCACGTTCAGCCTGAGATCGATGCCCGTATCTTGATAATAGTCCTCGCCGCGCAGCGGCAGCCAATCCTCCGGCGCGTTGCCGGCGAGGTAATCCTTGGAGAGGTTCGGCCGGTCGACCGGCATCGCGCCGTCATTGCTGAGCATGGTAATGGCTCCGGCAAAGCCCTCGCGCCGGAGCGTCTCGGCCGCCACGAAGCCGGCTGCGCCGCCGCCGACAATGACGAATTTTTCCGGCGTCGGCGCGCTGCGATGAGCGGCTGGCGGCTTCGGTGCCTCGCGCTTGCGCTGAACGACGATCTTGTCCCGATCGCGCGAGACGTCCCATACCGCCAGCGCATTCAGCGCCGGCGGGCGGGTTGCTTCGCCCGTCCGCAAGGAGAAGCAGGCGTGATGCCAGGGGCAGCGGATGGTGTCGCCGACCACCAGGCCTTCGGCGAGCGGGCCGTGGTAGTGGCTGCAAGAAGGCTCGATCGCGAAGATCTCGTTGCCCGCCTGGACCAGAAGGACATCCTCCTCGCCGACATGGCCGAGCAATTTGCCGTCCTTGAACGCGGTCAGCGACACGCCTTTGGTCAGGTCGGGTCCGCTCGGCTTGTTGTCCTCGGCCATGGCAGCGTCTCCTCTCAGCTCGCGCGGGTCAATCGTCTGAATTGGCAAGCCCCAACAGCTCCTGGCGCGTCAGCGCATTGTCGCGAAACACGCCGAGCATGCGGCTGGTGACGAGATCGGTCCCCGGTTTGTGCGCGCCACGCGTGGTCATGCAGTGATGCGTCGCCTTGATGATGACGCCGACGCCTTCGGGATTCAGCACGTCGTTGATCGTATTGGCGATCTGCGCGGTCATCTTCTCCTGGATCTGGAGGCGCTTGGCGTAGATGTCGACCACGCGCGCAAGCTTGCTGATGCCGACGACGCGCCCCCGCGGGATATAGGCGACCCAGGCGCGGCCGACGATCGGCGCGATATGGTGCTCGCAATGGCTTTCGAAACGAACGCCGCGCAGCACGATCATCTCGTCGTAGCCCTCGATCTCCTCGAAGGTCTTTTGCAGGATTTCGGTCGGATCCTGCGCATAGCCTGAGAAATACTCCTCGAAGGCACGCGCGACGCGATCCGGCGTCTCGCGCAGACCGTCGCGCGCGGGATCGTCGCCGGCCCAGCGGATCATGGTCCGGATCGCCTGCTCGACCTCCGACCTATCCGGCCGTTCGCTCGGCGCCTGCGCGACCGCAACACGTTCCAACCGCCGCGGCTGTGACGTCATCTAGAACCTCCCTGCAACGAGCCGCATACAAAAGCGGCCCCACAGCTTGGACGGCGGCAATCGGAAAAGGTTCCCAAGATCAGGAAAAATGGGAAGGATGGCAGGGCGGGCTCCTCATGACGAGGAGCCAGGCTGTCTATGACGCACCGGGAACGGCTTATTGCTCAGCAGCTTTCCGGACATCGAGCACCGCCTGCGCCCATTCGGCCGGCCGCTCCTGCGGCAAATTGTGACCGGCGCCGGCGAAGACGCGCCGCTCGAAGAAACCCTCGAACTTGTGCGCGTGATGGGCGGTGCCGGCATTGACGCCGTCACTGTCGCCGTCGATTGCGATGGTCGGGACGCGGACCTGTGGCTGCGCGGCAAGCTTTGCCTCGATCGCGGCATAGGCGGGGTCGCCCTCGACCAGCGCATAGCGGTGGCGGTAGGAATGGATCACGACATCGACGAAATCGGGATTGTCGAACGAGGTCGCGCTCTTCTCGAACGTCGCGTCGTCGAAAGCCCATGTCGGCGACCACATCGACCAGAGCTGGCGCGCAAAGCCGCGCCGGTTGCGCTCCAGTGCGCGGTGGCCGCGCTCGTTGTGGAAGAGATATTGATACCACAGCGCCGCCTCTTCCGGCGGCGAGGCCGGCTCCATGGCGCGGGCGATGTTCTGGATGTTGTAGGAATTGCCGGAGACGAGCCCGATCACGCGCTCCGGATGCAGCGCGGAGACCACGCAGGCCGCACGTCCGCCCCAATCATAACCGCCGACGACCGCACGCTTGATGCCGAGCGCGTCCATGAAGGCCAGGAGATCGGCGCCCAGCGCCGCCTGCTCGCCGGAGCGCAGCGTCTCCGGGAAGCGAAACCGCGTCGGCCCGTAGCCGCGCAGCCAGGGCACCAGCACCCGTGCGCCGGCTTGCGCAAGGATCGGCGCGGTCTCGGCATAGGCGTTCACGTCGTAGGGAAAGCCGTGCCCCATGATGCAGGGCCAACCATCCGGCGCGCCGTAGTCGAGATAGGCGATGTCAAGGACATCCGTGGTGGTGGATTTTTGTTGCATGATTTGCTCACGGCGTTGGGAAGCCGTAGCCCAGGCGCGGCTACTTCTGCGGCCCGGACAGCGAGATGTCGCGCTCGGCGCGGAACACGTTGCTGTAGAGGTTGGCGATCCATTGCCGGCCGATCTCGGTCTTGTTGAGATAACCGATCTCGGTCTGGATGTGCGGTGCGACGCTGTTCCAATAGAACTGTGGATAGCGGTTCACGATGTCGGCCGGCGAATCGTAGCCGAGCTGGCGGTTGATGCCGACCTCCTCGAACTCGTAATAGAGCGCATTGGCCTTGCGCAGATAGTTGGGGTCGCCGAGCTGGCCGATGAAGTCCGCCGCGCGCAGTATCGAGGCCTCGTCGTCGTACTCCTGCCCCTCGCGCGCCGGAAACCGCGTACCCTCGATGGCGCGGGCGATCCGCTCAGAGTCGATGCCGCGGATCGGGGGCAATCGCCGCCGCACAAACAGTTTCGAGCGATCGACGTGATACATCATCAGACTGGCATCCGAAGCGCCGCGCTGCAGCGACACCTTGGTGCCGGCGTCATCGATGATGAATCCGTCTTCGTCATCCTCGGGAAACAGGCCGCGGACATAGCCGATATCGTGCGCAAGGCAGGCGATCAGGATATGGAGGTAATCCTCCGCAGCAAGATGCGCATGGAGATTACGTCCCGTGAGGATGGCCTGAGCGGCCAGAGTCACCAGCATCGTATGCTCGATGTTGTGGTACAGCGCGTCGCTGTTGCCGATGCACTCCATCGCGGTGCGCGTCGAGCCCTCCAGCACCCTTGCGGAGGCCTCGTCGTACCGGCGACGCATGAACGTACCCAGCATCTTCTCCAGGGTTTCCGCCGCCAGTCTCGGTAACGTCATCATGGATGCAGGCCCGTCTGTCGGTGGTATTCCACGCCAACTCCCGACGTTTCATTCTTGTCATCGACGCAAGAGCCAGCATAGCCCATCTTGGGCCGACTGACCAAATCCCGGAACGAAAAGACGAAAAATGTTGCAGTTGCGCTGCATCATAGCGCAATTGCAGTTAAGGCGCGACACTCCTTCTGGTAGCAATCATCCAAACCGCAAGATTTGCGGTCATTCGACCAGCAGCACGTCGACGGCGACGCCGAGCTTCTGCTTCGGCGAGCCGACGATGATGCCGTCGACCGGCGAGACGTCGGAAAAATCGCGGGCGACCGCGAGCACGATGTGGTCATTGCCGACCAGGAGATCATTGGTCGGATCGAGATCGACCCAGCCGAGCTCCGCCCCGCACCACAACGACACCCAGGCATGGGTGGCGTCGGCGCCTTGCAGCCGCGGCTGACCCGGCGGCGGAATGGTACGCAAGTAACCGCTGACATAGGCGGCGGGCAGGCCGAGCCCGCGCAGCCCTGCGATCATCACATGGGCAAAATCCTGGCAGACGCCATGACGCTTGTCGAAGACCTCGCCAAGCGGCGTCGAGATCACCGTCGCCTTGGGATCGTAGCGAAATTCGTTGCGGATGCGCCGCATGAGATCGACCGCGCCTTTGAGGATGCCCGCGCCCGGCGGAAAGCTTTCCGCCGCATAGGCACTGACCGGACGCAGCACCGGCACCAGCGGACTCGCAAAGACATAGCCGACCGGCGAGGATGGCTTAAGGCTCGTCACCTCGAACGCGAGGTCGCGAATGGTCTCCCAGGCCGGGCTGACGGCATCGCGCGCCGGCGGCTGTCGCAAGACCGATACACGCGAGCGTGAATCGATCCGTAAATTGCGATGCGCAGCTTCGATCACCACGCTCTCGGTGAGCGTGCCGAAGAAATCGCGGCGGACATTGCGCTCGGCCGGACGCGGTCGGATCTCGACGCGGTGCGAAATCAGCTCCTGGCCGTTGCCTGTTCTCGGCTCCAGCCGCAGCGTGCAGCGGGCGAAGCTGACCGGACTTTCATATGCGTAGGTCGTGACGTGGCGGATGTCGTAGATCACGCCAGCCCCGTCAGCTTTTCCGGTCGGCTGGCATTGGGGCCGTGCGGGAAATAGTGCTGCCCGATCGCCTCGGCGAGGCTGAGCAGATCCTGCTCCAGCGCGAACAGCATCTTGACCTCGAGCTTCTCGGCCTCCGCCGTCGCAAGCAGGGCCTGCATCGCGACCGCAAGCCGCTGCGGCTTCTCGATCAGGCCGTGCTCCTTCAGGCTCGGCAACGCGGCGATGTGCTCGTTCAGCGCCGTCACCTGGAACGCGACCGATCGCGGATTGTAGCCGTCGAGCACGGCGAGGTCGCGCACCGGCGCCAGAATCGGCGCCAGCAGGTAGCGCGAGCGATAGGTGATCTGGCAATCCACCAGCGTCAGCAGGATGTCGAGGTCCTCGTCGCCGGCCTCGTCATAGGCGAACTGGCGCGTGAAGCGCGTGGTGTTGATGGCGCGCTCGACGCGGCGGCCGATGTCGAGAAAGCGCCAGCCGGCGGCGCGGTTCATGTTCTCCTGCGCAAGGCCGGCGAAGCTCGCCAGCTCCTGCAAGGTCAGCTCGGCGGCGCTGACGACGCTGTCGTCGTCCTCGACCTCGTAGGCGAGACGCTCGGCCATCTCGGTGATGACCTGCCAGGCATCGGGCGACAGCCGCTCGCGCAACGAGGTCGCGGTACGCTGCGCGGCGCGTACCAGCGACAGCGCCGAGCCGAAACGTGCCTCGCTCTGCAATGCCTCGGCCACGATGCGCCCCTGTGCCGCGCGCGAGGTCTGCGAGATCGCGCCCCAGGCCACCAGCAGGCGCTGGATGCGTTCGGCCGATTGCACCGAGGCGGCGGTGCCCTTGTTGGGCCCGCTCGGCGAGCCGAGCGCGCGCACCAGGCGCAGTGTCGCCTCGGCGCGTTCGAGATAGCGGCCGAGCCAGAACAGATTGTCGGCGGCGCGGCTCGGCAACACGCCGGCGATGCGGCGGATGCGGACCTTGTCGGTCGCCGGCAGCAGCGTCGCGGTCGAGACCTGCTTGTCCGAGATGACCCAGACGTCGGCGGCACGGGCGCCGTCGCCCATCGACACGGCACGTGCATCGGCCTGCTCGGCGATCCGGCAGAAGCCGCCGGGCATGATGACCCAGCCGTCGGGCGTTGCGGCCGCGAACACGCGCAGCACGAAGGGCCGCGGCGTGAGCTGCCCCTGCTCCCACACCGGCATGGTCGAGAGCCGCACCACCTCCTGGCCGACATAGTCCATGCCGCGCGTGGTGATGGCGTCGATCAGGCGCTGGCGGTCGCTCGCATCCAGCTCGCTCGCGAGCATTGGCCCGCTGGAGTCGAAGCCGGGAACGCCGCGCCGGTAGGCGCCTTCGATCGCGACCTCATCGAGCCGCGACAGCACCTCGTCGCGCGCGATGCGCTGGCCGCACCACCAGGTCGCGATGTGCGGCATCTTCAGCTCCTCGCCGAGCAGACGGCGGCTGAGCGCCGGCAGGAAGCCGAGCAGCGCCCGCGCCTCCGGCACGCCCGAGCCCGGCATGTTGGCGACGACGACGCCGTCCTTGCGCAATACGTCGATCAGGCCGGGCACGCCGAGATGCGAGGAGGCATCGAGCTCGAGCGGATCGAGCGAGTTGGAATCGACGCGGCGGAGCAGCACGTCGAGCCGCTTGAGGCCGGCGACGGTGCGGATATGGATCCGGTTGTCGCTGACGGCGAGATCGTCCCCCTCGACCAGGAGGAAGCCGAGATAGCGCGCCAGCGTCGCATGCTCGAAATAGGTCTCGCTGAAGCTGCCGGGGGTGAGCACGCCGATGCGCGGCTCGTCGCGATCGGCACGCGCGCGCAGACTGTCGCGGAATGCCTCGAAGAAAGGCGCGACGCGCGGCACATTCATCGACTTGTAAAGATCGGAGAAGGCGCGCGAGAGCACCAGGCGGTTCTCCAGCGCATAGCCCGCGCCCGACGGCGCCTGGGTGCGGTCGCCGAGCACCCACCAGCGGCCGTCGGGGCCGCGGCCGACATCGGCGGCGTAGATCGACAGATAGCGCCCGCCGGGCGGCGGCACGCCGCAGACAGGGCGGAGATATTCGGGGCTGCCGGCGATCGCGGCCGCAGGCAGCGCGCCTTCCGCGACCAGCCGGCCCTCGCCATAGATGTCGCGCAGCACCAGCTCGAGCAGCTCGGCGCGCTGCTTGATCCCGGCGGAGAGCTGCTGCCAGTCGGCCTCGTCGATCAGGAGCGGCAGATGGCTGACCGACCAGGGCCGGTCGGCGCTGTCGCCGGGAGCGCGGTAGGTGACGCCGGCCTCGCGGAGATGACGGTCGGCCATGGCAAAGCGCCGCTCGGCCTCGTCTGGCGCGAGCGCGCCGAAGGCGTCGAAGAAGCGGCTCCAGACCGCGCGCGGGGCGCCATCGGGTTCCAGGAATTCGTCGGGAATTCCGGGCAGACGGCTATAGTCGCGGACCCATTGCGCAAGGCGGCGCCGGCCCTCGCGCTGTCCTTGCGCCTTGCCCGCCTTGTCGTCCTGCTCGGCTGCGCCCTCGGCCATGCGCCTCTCCCTGCCCCACCATCATACTCATTGCAGGAGCGGGGTCCGCAAGTCGAGGGTCAGCGGAAACTCATTTGTACGTTCCTCGGGCGGCGGCTGGACCGGCCCCGGCGTATGGCCATGGTCTTGGAAGCGCGCCAGCCGCCGTGCCTCGGCCTCATAGGTGTTGACGGGCTTGGTATCGTAGTTGCGCCCACCAGGATGGGCGACGTGATAGACGCAGCCGCCGATCGAGCGGCCGT
This genomic stretch from Bradyrhizobium sp. CCGB12 harbors:
- a CDS encoding HdeD family acid-resistance protein yields the protein MTTASDTSQQLGLGSGIAALHAKWGWIVALGVVYLIAGFVALGSVVMATVASVIVVGAMMIVAGAAEIIGAFQMKSWGKFLIWALLGVLYVIAGFLTFENPLLAAVLLTLFLGASLIASGAVRLFLAFSMKRETPWVWVALSGAITLLLGLLIVARWPVNSVYILGLFLGIDLIMAGAGWIGLGFSLKRRR
- a CDS encoding FAD-dependent oxidoreductase translates to MAEDNKPSGPDLTKGVSLTAFKDGKLLGHVGEEDVLLVQAGNEIFAIEPSCSHYHGPLAEGLVVGDTIRCPWHHACFSLRTGEATRPPALNALAVWDVSRDRDKIVVQRKREAPKPPAAHRSAPTPEKFVIVGGGAAGFVAAETLRREGFAGAITMLSNDGAMPVDRPNLSKDYLAGNAPEDWLPLRGEDYYQDTGIDLRLNVSVSAIDPKKRSVTLGNADRLPFDRLLLATGAEPVKLQIPGADQPHVHTLRSVADSRAIIKAAGSAKRALVIGASFIGLEVAASLRARKLEVHVVAPEERPMQKVLGPEMGDFVRSLHEENGVVFHLKDTVEKLDGMRATLKSGAVIEADLVVVGIGVKPRLALAEQAGLAADRGVSVTEYLETSVAGIFAAGDIARWPDPHSRQTIRVEHWVVAERQGQTAARNMLGKRERFDAVPFFWSQHYDVPINYVGHAESFDDIAIDGSIPGKDCLLKYRKGGRVLAVASIYRDLDNLKAEFEMERSRG
- the folE gene encoding GTP cyclohydrolase I FolE — its product is MTSQPRRLERVAVAQAPSERPDRSEVEQAIRTMIRWAGDDPARDGLRETPDRVARAFEEYFSGYAQDPTEILQKTFEEIEGYDEMIVLRGVRFESHCEHHIAPIVGRAWVAYIPRGRVVGISKLARVVDIYAKRLQIQEKMTAQIANTINDVLNPEGVGVIIKATHHCMTTRGAHKPGTDLVTSRMLGVFRDNALTRQELLGLANSDD
- a CDS encoding alpha/beta fold hydrolase — translated: MQQKSTTTDVLDIAYLDYGAPDGWPCIMGHGFPYDVNAYAETAPILAQAGARVLVPWLRGYGPTRFRFPETLRSGEQAALGADLLAFMDALGIKRAVVGGYDWGGRAACVVSALHPERVIGLVSGNSYNIQNIARAMEPASPPEEAALWYQYLFHNERGHRALERNRRGFARQLWSMWSPTWAFDDATFEKSATSFDNPDFVDVVIHSYRHRYALVEGDPAYAAIEAKLAAQPQVRVPTIAIDGDSDGVNAGTAHHAHKFEGFFERRVFAGAGHNLPQERPAEWAQAVLDVRKAAEQ
- a CDS encoding HD domain-containing protein, with the protein product MMTLPRLAAETLEKMLGTFMRRRYDEASARVLEGSTRTAMECIGNSDALYHNIEHTMLVTLAAQAILTGRNLHAHLAAEDYLHILIACLAHDIGYVRGLFPEDDEDGFIIDDAGTKVSLQRGASDASLMMYHVDRSKLFVRRRLPPIRGIDSERIARAIEGTRFPAREGQEYDDEASILRAADFIGQLGDPNYLRKANALYYEFEEVGINRQLGYDSPADIVNRYPQFYWNSVAPHIQTEIGYLNKTEIGRQWIANLYSNVFRAERDISLSGPQK
- a CDS encoding transglutaminase family protein, translated to MIYDIRHVTTYAYESPVSFARCTLRLEPRTGNGQELISHRVEIRPRPAERNVRRDFFGTLTESVVIEAAHRNLRIDSRSRVSVLRQPPARDAVSPAWETIRDLAFEVTSLKPSSPVGYVFASPLVPVLRPVSAYAAESFPPGAGILKGAVDLMRRIRNEFRYDPKATVISTPLGEVFDKRHGVCQDFAHVMIAGLRGLGLPAAYVSGYLRTIPPPGQPRLQGADATHAWVSLWCGAELGWVDLDPTNDLLVGNDHIVLAVARDFSDVSPVDGIIVGSPKQKLGVAVDVLLVE
- a CDS encoding circularly permuted type 2 ATP-grasp protein, whose product is MAEGAAEQDDKAGKAQGQREGRRRLAQWVRDYSRLPGIPDEFLEPDGAPRAVWSRFFDAFGALAPDEAERRFAMADRHLREAGVTYRAPGDSADRPWSVSHLPLLIDEADWQQLSAGIKQRAELLELVLRDIYGEGRLVAEGALPAAAIAGSPEYLRPVCGVPPPGGRYLSIYAADVGRGPDGRWWVLGDRTQAPSGAGYALENRLVLSRAFSDLYKSMNVPRVAPFFEAFRDSLRARADRDEPRIGVLTPGSFSETYFEHATLARYLGFLLVEGDDLAVSDNRIHIRTVAGLKRLDVLLRRVDSNSLDPLELDASSHLGVPGLIDVLRKDGVVVANMPGSGVPEARALLGFLPALSRRLLGEELKMPHIATWWCGQRIARDEVLSRLDEVAIEGAYRRGVPGFDSSGPMLASELDASDRQRLIDAITTRGMDYVGQEVVRLSTMPVWEQGQLTPRPFVLRVFAAATPDGWVIMPGGFCRIAEQADARAVSMGDGARAADVWVISDKQVSTATLLPATDKVRIRRIAGVLPSRAADNLFWLGRYLERAEATLRLVRALGSPSGPNKGTAASVQSAERIQRLLVAWGAISQTSRAAQGRIVAEALQSEARFGSALSLVRAAQRTATSLRERLSPDAWQVITEMAERLAYEVEDDDSVVSAAELTLQELASFAGLAQENMNRAAGWRFLDIGRRVERAINTTRFTRQFAYDEAGDEDLDILLTLVDCQITYRSRYLLAPILAPVRDLAVLDGYNPRSVAFQVTALNEHIAALPSLKEHGLIEKPQRLAVAMQALLATAEAEKLEVKMLFALEQDLLSLAEAIGQHYFPHGPNASRPEKLTGLA